The window CGCCAATGGCGGCTCAGCGGGCTTCACGGCGTCAGGTGCAGGGCTGGCCCTTGGTGTTGACCGCCTGTGGGAGAGCGGACTGACTGCAGGATTTGATGTGGCGCTCGCAGGCCGCCGCACAGATATTCATAGTGCGGGCGAGGCAAAGGCGGAAACGTTGGCCGCATCTGTTGGCGGCCACGCGCTCTTCAAGCCACGCTGGTGGGGTGGTGCCTATGTAATGGGCATGGCCCGCGTGGGCTTTGAGGATGTGCAAATGCAGCGGACCGTCAACTTTAATGGTTTCGCGCGCAATCACAGCAGCAACTGGACGGGCCTAACCGCAGATACGCTCGCGGGCGGCGGCAAGGACTGGAACTGGGCAACCGCCTGGGGCGGCGTGGAAGCTGGCCCTCTGACATGGCTGGAATATAGCCTGAGTTCCAGACCTGGATTTACCGAGGACGGCTCCGGGGCCTCGGCACTCAGGGTTGATGCCGCCACTTACAACAATCTCTCGTCAGTCTTGGGCGCGCATGCAAATCTTGCCCGCACCCTGGATAATGGAACAACGCTCGCATGGGATACTCTGGCAGGCTGGCGGCATGACTGGCTTGACGGAACGTTCAGCAGCAGCGCCAGATTCAAGGGATACAGTCCAGGTTTTGAAAGCCGGTCAGACATGTCGGGCCGGGACGCCATGCTGGTTCATAGCAGTGTGCGGGCGAGCCATGCCAGCGGATTTTTTGCACAGGTTGAGCTTGGGGCGGAGTTATTTCGTTCTCAGAGTTCTTCCTGCTTCGGCGGTTTCAGTTTTGGTCTGGAATTTTAGCGGCTGCTTGCATGATTCATCCATGCCATTGGACTTGTCGTTCTCCTCTACCGATCTACGTTATATGTACTTTTGATTATCCGCTCCACGAACTAATCCATTGAAAAAATACTGTTCCTGTCTTAGAGAAAAAAAGGAATAAAGTCGGTTGTCACCCCGGATCAACTGGGGCGGCACTGCTTTGTTTCGTGCATAAAAATGAGAGCACAATAATGCTGCGTTTTAACCACAATTCTCCCCCGAAAAAAGAAAGTGGCTTTTACGATGGTACAGGGCTAGCTGACATATCAGATAAGCTTTCTGGAAGGTATTGAAGAAAACGCACAATGAAGATTGCCGATATCACCTTTGGAATGCCCAGAAGCAAGACCTCAGCTCAGAATCCGGCGAGAACTGCTGACGTAGGCCAGCCAGTCACGTTGCCTTCGCGCCTCTTCGCTGCTGGCAATGCCATGCCGTGTTCATCCAGTTCGTCTGGCTTGTCTGGCAGGTGGGCCAGATTTGAAGCCCTGTTCTGCTCCGTTACGGAAGAAAACCCGGATAGCCCCGCCATTTCTGGTGGCGGAAAAAGCCTGAACTTCAGGGAACTGAAGGATTTTTCCGCGCGCATAGCCGCCTTTGTGCAGGCGCAAAACTACGGGCCGGAAGCGGCAGTGGGGGTGCTGTGCAAGCGCGGAGCAATGTATCTTGCCGCCGCCATTGGCATCATGCGGGCTGGCGCCGTGTATGTGCCCCTGGAACGCGAACTGCCGCGCGCCAGGCAGGAATCCATGCTCAGACCCGTGCGGCTGCTGGTGACGGACAGAGCTTCACTGCCCGAGGCGGAATACCATCGCTATCGCAACCCCAGCATTGCTCATGTGCTTTGTCTGGACGCGCCAAATTTTGCGGATGCTCTGGAAAGTGGCGGCCTGAGCAGCACGGAATACTGGGAGCACCTTGCAGAGCAGGGCAGCGACCACGGCTGGCTGGACGATGTGGACGCACGCCCCCTTGATCAGGCGCAACTTTGCAGGATGGCAGACAGCCTGCTGCAAAAAACGGGTCTTGCCTCCAATCGTGCCCCCGGCAGCACCCCAGGAAATACAAAGGCCAGCGGCAAAAGCGTGCTTGATATCGGCAGCGGCTCCGGCGTGGTGGCGCAGGCTCTGGCCTCTGCCGCCAGCCGATACGCGGCGGTCGACATTGCCAGAAATGAACTGGACAGGGTGCAGGCCTTGCCCTGTGACGCTTCTATGACCATCCACCGCATGGAAGCCATAGACATCTGCTTTTTTGAAGACGAACGTTTTGACCTTGTGGTGCTCAACGGCGTTGTGGATTGCTTTCCCGGTTACAATTATTTGCGCAGGGTGCTTGACCACGCCGTAGAACGCCTCACGGCGGGCGGCAGCATTTTTGTGGGCGCTGTGCGCGATATGGACCGCAAGGACGACCTGCGGGCAGCCATCAGGGAACATGCTATTGCCACGGGCGATCAGTCGGCCTTGCTGTGTTTTGAGGGCTCGGCAGAGCTGTTTGTGCCACAGCGTTTCTTTAGTGCCTGGGCGGCAGAATGCCCGCATCCTGTTGAGGTGAAATTTTCACCTGTTGCAGCCCCCGCGCCCTCTGCCAATGGTCAGGCGGATGCCTTTCGCTATGACGTGCAGATTTGCAGTAGCGCCCACGATACCAGAATCCACGGCACAAAAGCCATGTGCGAGAGCTTTGGCCTGAGGGATATGGAAGCCTGCCCAGTTGCCCCGCTTGCAGCGGTCAGGCCGGACGCTGCCGCCTATATTGTCTACACCAGCGGCTCCACAGGACAGCCCAAGGGCATTGTGGTGGAGCACAGCCACCTCCTGCACATAATCCATGCCCTGCGGGAATTTTCAGAAGGGTGCGGCACTGTGGGGCTGGTTGCGCCGCTCTCGTTTGATGCGTCCATCCAGCAACTGGCGGTTTCTCTGTTTTGCAGCAAGCCCTTGTATGTCATGGCGGACGAGGAGCGCAAAAATCCTGCGGCATTCTGCGCCTGCGCCCGCAAAAGGGGCATTGACCTGTGCGACATGACCCCGGCCTTTTTTAATGTGCTGGTGGATTATTTGCAGGAGCGCCATCAGCCTCTGCCGCTCAAACGAGTGCTGCTGGCTGGCGAGGTGCTGCGGCCAGATGTCATTCAGAAATTTTATGCCATACCCGGCAATGAAGATGTTGTGCTGTTCAATGTGTACGGCCCCACAGAATGCACGGTAGACAGCAGCGCCTTTCGCATTGACCGCGCCAATCATGCGGATTTTACGGCCTTTCCCATTGGCAGGCCGCTTGAAGGCGTGTGTATTTTTGTGCTGGATAAACATCAGCGCCCCATGCCGGAATCGGTAACTGGTGAATTGTGGATCGCGGGCGCGGGCGTTTCGCGCGGTTATCTGAATGGCGAGAGCGCCGATGCTTTTACCGAATACGCCGGGCGGCGCTGCTATCGCACTGGCGACAATGGCTTTATTCAGAATGGCCTTGTGTACTACCGGGGGCGGGAGGATCAGCAGGTCAAGATCAGGGGCAACCGGGTAGAGATCGGCGAGGTGGAAAAGGCCGTGGGGAGCTTTCCCGGTGTGCGGCAGGTGGCCGTGGTCGCGGATTTTTATCAGGCTGGCAACGACAAAAGCCTCGCCGCCTATGTGGTGGGTGATGTGAAGCCAGCGGATTTGCGCAGCTATCTTGAGCAGCAGTTGCCGCCCTTTTGCGTGCCGGACTATATTGTGCCAATGGTGGAGCTGCCCCTGTCGCCTAACCGCAAGGTGGATAAAAGGGCGCTGCCGTCTCCGCTGGGCAGGGTAAAGACTGTTGCAGGGCGTTGCCCGCAAGGGACTGTGGAGCAGGCGCTTGCCGCCATCTGGAAGCGGCTGCTGGGCATGGATGTATGTGATGCGGAGGCCAGCTTTTTCAGCATTGGCGGGCACAGCATCATGGCCGTGCGCCTTGTTGCCATGATTGAAAAAGAGTTGCGCGTCCATATTGCCGTCAACGAGCTGATGGCCCATTCCAGCATTGCACGGCTGGCAGAGCTTGTTGAGGGCAAAACAGGCACCCGCACTAGCCCCATCATCAAGCTTTGCCATAGTGAAGATGGAAAAAATCTTTTCCTGTTTCATCCAGTGGGCGGCAGCGTATTTTGCTACAGCGATCTGGCCCGGCTGCTGGATGGGCGCTATACCCTCTATGCTGTGGAGCCTGCTGGCTTTCAGGCTGAAAAAACTGTTCTGAATACGGAGCTGCACAGTGTTCAGGATTTGGCCGCGATTTATCTGGATGAAATTTGCAAGGTAGCCACGGAGAACATCGTTTTTGGCGGCTGGAGTTTCGGCGGCCTTCTGGCCTATGAGGCGGCCTGCCTGTTTGCCGCGCGCGGGGGCGACCCTGGCCCGGTTCTGATTTTGGACACTGCGCTGGACAATACCAGGGCCAGGCAGCTTGCAGCCAAGGACGATGTGGAACTGTTAAAAAACCAGCTCCATGAAGCTCTGACCTTTGATGTGGAAAAGCTGCGGGCCATGAACAGGGCTGAAAGAATGACGTACCTGGTGGAATGCGGTGAAAAATCAGGGCTGTTGCCGCCCAGTTTCAGCCCCGTGCAGATGGAAAATCTGTTGCAAACCTACAGGCTCAACGCCATTGCCGCAGCACGTTATGACAACCCAACGCCATCTGACCTGCGCATTCTGTATATCCGCGCACTGGATTTTGCCAGTAATCCTTACATTGATTTTAGCGATCAGTATCAGGGCTGGAGCCGCTTTTTGCCTGAAAAAAATATCACCCTCCGCTGGGCGGCGGGCACGCACCAAAGCATGCTCTTACCCGGCCTTGCTGATGGCGTGGCAGAGCATATTTGCGACTTTTTTGGATAGCAGGCTGAAGATGCGCAGGAGGAAGAAGACGGGTGCGGAATGTCGATGGGGTGAGGTCAACATCAGCATAGCGCAGGTTGGCACACGCATAGCGGTGCTATTCTATAGATATGACTGGAAGGGAGTTTTCTACATACAAAAAAAGGGGTCATCCAGATTATGGATAACCCC of the Desulfovibrio desulfuricans DSM 642 genome contains:
- a CDS encoding alpha/beta fold hydrolase, translated to MKIADITFGMPRSKTSAQNPARTADVGQPVTLPSRLFAAGNAMPCSSSSSGLSGRWARFEALFCSVTEENPDSPAISGGGKSLNFRELKDFSARIAAFVQAQNYGPEAAVGVLCKRGAMYLAAAIGIMRAGAVYVPLERELPRARQESMLRPVRLLVTDRASLPEAEYHRYRNPSIAHVLCLDAPNFADALESGGLSSTEYWEHLAEQGSDHGWLDDVDARPLDQAQLCRMADSLLQKTGLASNRAPGSTPGNTKASGKSVLDIGSGSGVVAQALASAASRYAAVDIARNELDRVQALPCDASMTIHRMEAIDICFFEDERFDLVVLNGVVDCFPGYNYLRRVLDHAVERLTAGGSIFVGAVRDMDRKDDLRAAIREHAIATGDQSALLCFEGSAELFVPQRFFSAWAAECPHPVEVKFSPVAAPAPSANGQADAFRYDVQICSSAHDTRIHGTKAMCESFGLRDMEACPVAPLAAVRPDAAAYIVYTSGSTGQPKGIVVEHSHLLHIIHALREFSEGCGTVGLVAPLSFDASIQQLAVSLFCSKPLYVMADEERKNPAAFCACARKRGIDLCDMTPAFFNVLVDYLQERHQPLPLKRVLLAGEVLRPDVIQKFYAIPGNEDVVLFNVYGPTECTVDSSAFRIDRANHADFTAFPIGRPLEGVCIFVLDKHQRPMPESVTGELWIAGAGVSRGYLNGESADAFTEYAGRRCYRTGDNGFIQNGLVYYRGREDQQVKIRGNRVEIGEVEKAVGSFPGVRQVAVVADFYQAGNDKSLAAYVVGDVKPADLRSYLEQQLPPFCVPDYIVPMVELPLSPNRKVDKRALPSPLGRVKTVAGRCPQGTVEQALAAIWKRLLGMDVCDAEASFFSIGGHSIMAVRLVAMIEKELRVHIAVNELMAHSSIARLAELVEGKTGTRTSPIIKLCHSEDGKNLFLFHPVGGSVFCYSDLARLLDGRYTLYAVEPAGFQAEKTVLNTELHSVQDLAAIYLDEICKVATENIVFGGWSFGGLLAYEAACLFAARGGDPGPVLILDTALDNTRARQLAAKDDVELLKNQLHEALTFDVEKLRAMNRAERMTYLVECGEKSGLLPPSFSPVQMENLLQTYRLNAIAAARYDNPTPSDLRILYIRALDFASNPYIDFSDQYQGWSRFLPEKNITLRWAAGTHQSMLLPGLADGVAEHICDFFG